In the genome of Carnobacterium pleistocenium FTR1, one region contains:
- a CDS encoding flavin reductase family protein: MFHYKAEQLNKKQQYKFVSGSVIPRPIAWVTSLSKDGSVVNAAPFSFFSAASNELPLLTVAILRKDGVIKDTARNILDRKEAVIHIVDQTVVEEMNETSAPLPSDQSELEQTQLTLIDSSSVKVPSIAEAKIRFEGVLHQYVPIKDEHDAIVTDFFFIRVTDFFFDEAVFDQEKEYILTDKLNPVARLAGNRYATLAEEFTIVRPT; this comes from the coding sequence ATGTTTCACTACAAAGCAGAACAATTAAATAAAAAACAACAATACAAATTTGTCAGTGGGAGTGTGATCCCTCGTCCAATTGCTTGGGTCACCTCTTTATCAAAAGATGGTTCAGTTGTAAATGCAGCGCCATTCAGTTTTTTCAGCGCTGCTTCAAATGAACTGCCTTTACTGACGGTGGCAATTTTGAGAAAAGATGGCGTGATCAAAGACACCGCTCGCAATATCCTTGACCGAAAAGAAGCGGTCATTCATATTGTCGATCAAACTGTAGTGGAAGAAATGAATGAAACTTCTGCTCCTCTACCTTCTGATCAAAGCGAACTTGAGCAAACACAGTTGACGCTGATAGACAGTTCTAGCGTAAAAGTTCCTTCTATTGCAGAAGCTAAGATTCGTTTTGAAGGAGTCTTACATCAATATGTACCTATTAAAGATGAGCACGACGCTATTGTGACGGATTTCTTTTTTATCCGAGTAACAGATTTCTTTTTTGATGAAGCAGTTTTTGATCAAGAAAAAGAATATATTTTAACGGACAAATTAAATCCTGTCGCACGACTTGCTGGTAATCGATACGCTACATTAGCTGAAGAATTTACAATTGTTCGTCCTACTTAA
- a CDS encoding PTS sugar transporter subunit IIA has protein sequence MFDFLKKETKKEESMEVKLSSPANGTVISIEEVADPVFSQKMMGDGYAVIPTDGKIYSPVTGKVVSVFPTKHAIGIELSNGVEVLLHMGLDTVELNGGPFTTTVAEGDQVTPETLVSTVDLAALEAAGKNNAMVVVFTNMDKVAEFSLSVKGQASASAEIGTLTAKP, from the coding sequence ATGTTTGATTTTTTAAAAAAAGAAACAAAGAAGGAAGAAAGTATGGAAGTAAAGTTGTCTTCACCTGCAAATGGAACCGTTATTTCGATTGAAGAAGTAGCAGATCCAGTTTTTTCACAAAAAATGATGGGAGACGGATATGCAGTCATTCCAACAGATGGAAAAATTTATTCTCCAGTAACGGGTAAAGTTGTCAGCGTTTTCCCTACTAAACATGCAATCGGAATTGAACTTTCAAATGGAGTAGAAGTTTTATTGCACATGGGTCTAGATACAGTTGAATTAAATGGTGGCCCTTTCACTACTACTGTAGCCGAAGGAGATCAAGTAACGCCTGAAACACTTGTTTCTACCGTTGACCTAGCTGCTCTTGAAGCTGCTGGAAAAAATAATGCTATGGTAGTCGTGTTTACAAATATGGATAAAGTAGCAGAGTTCTCTTTAAGCGTTAAAGGACAGGCCTCTGCTTCAGCAGAAATTGGAACTCTTACAGCAAAACCATAA
- a CDS encoding glycoside hydrolase family 3 N-terminal domain-containing protein, producing MTREEKIGQMVQLAGEFYKEEDSENTGPMHEMNMSAEKMTTIGSVLGISGAQTLITIQKEHLAKSRLGIPLLFMADVIHGYRTIFPISLGMACTWNPDLIEESAVIAAKEAAVSGLHVTFAPMVDLVRDARWGRVMEATGEDPYLNQLYARAFVRGYQGKNLAIDTLRIAACIKHFAGYGAPVAGREYNTVELSERTLRDMYLPAYQAGIDEGSKLVMTAFNSLDGVPATANKSLMREMLRKELGFEGVLISDWASVGEMIPHGIAENLKEAGELAIEAGVDIEMMTGAYLNYLSELVDEGKVAESMIDEAVFRILTLKNELGLFENPYRGANSTEEKTIVFSSEHREKAREIAEESIVLLKNKEQVLPLTVHQKVALIVHEGQAKDVLGAWSWKGQQEESVSLYEGLLQHIPKEAIVLKTFVNGQTELDEDWLTDVDVIVAAIGESSYMSGEGASRSNIKLPSEQIQLIKELRTLNKPLVVTLFNGRPLDLTDIVQDVDSMLEAWFPGTEAGSAVANVLYGKKNPSGKLTMSFPKAVGQVPLYYNQDNTGRPLTALNQDDKYLSRYLDVDNSPLFPFGYGLSYTYFKYSPMQVTLTKSKKNQTDEVQIKLKITNSGKFAGTEVVQLYIRDKVGKVVRPIKELKRFKKVSLEPSESIVISFSLSEQDFEYVHQDFSVSVESGEFELMIGPNSEEVETNTVYLAFKRSE from the coding sequence ATGACAAGGGAAGAAAAAATTGGTCAAATGGTTCAATTAGCAGGTGAGTTTTATAAAGAAGAGGATAGTGAAAATACTGGTCCAATGCATGAAATGAACATGTCAGCTGAAAAAATGACGACGATAGGATCAGTACTTGGAATCTCTGGTGCCCAAACACTGATAACAATCCAAAAAGAACATTTGGCAAAAAGTCGCTTAGGTATACCGCTATTATTTATGGCGGATGTAATACATGGATACCGCACTATTTTTCCAATCTCGTTAGGCATGGCATGCACTTGGAATCCTGATTTGATTGAAGAGAGTGCTGTAATTGCGGCAAAAGAAGCAGCCGTTTCAGGTTTACATGTAACCTTTGCACCAATGGTTGATCTAGTGCGTGATGCTCGTTGGGGAAGAGTTATGGAAGCTACAGGTGAGGACCCTTATCTGAATCAACTTTATGCCCGTGCTTTCGTTAGAGGATACCAAGGGAAAAATTTGGCAATCGATACGTTGCGCATTGCAGCTTGCATCAAACATTTTGCTGGATACGGTGCACCAGTAGCTGGGCGAGAATACAATACCGTAGAATTGTCTGAAAGAACGTTACGAGACATGTATCTGCCAGCCTACCAAGCTGGGATCGATGAAGGCAGTAAATTAGTTATGACGGCCTTTAACTCACTAGACGGTGTACCTGCTACGGCAAATAAATCGTTGATGCGTGAGATGCTTCGAAAAGAACTTGGCTTTGAAGGTGTGCTCATTTCTGATTGGGCATCAGTTGGAGAAATGATCCCTCATGGCATTGCTGAGAATTTAAAAGAAGCCGGTGAATTAGCGATTGAAGCTGGAGTAGACATTGAGATGATGACAGGCGCTTATTTAAATTATTTAAGCGAGCTAGTCGATGAAGGGAAAGTCGCCGAATCAATGATTGATGAAGCTGTATTCCGAATTCTAACATTGAAAAATGAGTTGGGTTTATTTGAAAATCCCTATCGTGGAGCAAATAGTACAGAGGAAAAGACAATAGTATTCAGCTCAGAGCATCGAGAAAAAGCTAGAGAAATAGCTGAAGAGTCAATAGTTCTTTTGAAAAATAAGGAACAGGTCCTACCGTTAACTGTCCATCAGAAAGTCGCCTTGATCGTACATGAAGGGCAAGCAAAAGATGTGTTAGGTGCGTGGTCTTGGAAAGGTCAACAAGAGGAAAGTGTTTCGCTATATGAAGGGCTATTGCAGCATATCCCAAAAGAAGCGATCGTATTGAAAACATTCGTCAATGGGCAAACAGAACTTGATGAGGACTGGCTGACCGATGTTGATGTTATTGTGGCTGCTATTGGCGAATCTTCTTATATGAGCGGTGAAGGTGCAAGCAGAAGCAACATTAAGTTGCCATCCGAACAGATCCAACTGATCAAAGAACTGCGTACTTTAAATAAACCGCTAGTAGTGACGCTTTTCAATGGCAGGCCATTAGATCTAACCGATATTGTTCAAGATGTAGACAGTATGTTGGAAGCTTGGTTTCCAGGAACTGAAGCTGGCTCGGCAGTGGCAAATGTGTTGTATGGTAAAAAAAATCCAAGTGGTAAATTGACCATGTCTTTTCCAAAAGCAGTTGGGCAAGTTCCTCTCTACTACAATCAAGACAACACCGGGCGCCCACTAACAGCTTTAAATCAAGATGATAAGTATCTCTCAAGGTATCTGGATGTTGACAATAGTCCGCTTTTTCCTTTTGGTTATGGATTAAGTTATACGTATTTTAAGTACAGTCCAATGCAAGTTACTTTGACCAAATCAAAAAAAAATCAAACGGATGAAGTTCAAATCAAACTAAAGATTACTAACAGCGGGAAATTTGCAGGTACTGAAGTGGTCCAATTGTATATTAGAGATAAGGTGGGCAAAGTAGTCCGTCCAATCAAAGAACTGAAAAGATTTAAAAAAGTTTCGCTAGAGCCTAGCGAATCAATTGTTATTTCCTTTAGTTTAAGTGAGCAAGACTTCGAATACGTACATCAAGACTTCTCTGTATCCGTTGAGTCAGGCGAATTTGAGTTAATGATCGGACCAAATAGTGAAGAAGTGGAAACAAATACAGTCTATTTAGCTTTTAAAAGAAGTGAATAA
- a CDS encoding DUF4828 domain-containing protein, with amino-acid sequence MKTNKLINFLLGFSIIVRLLKKTFSKKKIAPSRVSSLQQSLSPFVGTWSSQENKTHWLLRITQEGDFHINNHLLVGSLTSISNQQLVFTDHYGYKLIADRHENDTLSFYDEADEKKYLFVLSE; translated from the coding sequence ATGAAAACAAACAAATTGATCAATTTTCTTTTAGGATTTTCTATTATTGTTAGGTTACTTAAAAAAACTTTTTCCAAGAAAAAAATAGCACCTTCTAGAGTTTCCTCTCTGCAACAATCCTTATCTCCATTTGTTGGGACTTGGAGCAGTCAAGAAAATAAAACACACTGGCTCTTAAGAATAACTCAAGAAGGTGATTTTCATATTAATAATCATCTTCTTGTCGGAAGTCTCACATCTATCTCAAATCAGCAGTTGGTCTTCACTGATCACTATGGCTATAAATTGATTGCTGACCGTCATGAAAATGATACCTTATCTTTTTATGACGAAGCCGACGAAAAGAAGTATTTATTTGTTTTATCAGAGTAA
- a CDS encoding ABC transporter ATP-binding protein gives MLTINGFSKTYKGDKKAVDHISLKVEIGDIFGFIGHNGAGKSTTIKSIVGILDYEDGEILINGHSMKTEPLKCKQIMAYIPDNPDLYEHMSGIQYLNFIADIFAIPSTVREEKIRNYAALFEITGNLGDLISSYSHGMKQKLAIISAIIHDPKLLVLDEPFVGLDPKAAVVLKEIMHELCTQGSSVFFSTHVLDTAEKLCNKVAMINQGKLIFSGTMEEMLQEKKGSSLEEIFIDMLDQK, from the coding sequence ATGTTAACAATCAATGGTTTTAGTAAGACCTATAAAGGAGACAAAAAAGCCGTAGACCACATAAGTCTGAAAGTGGAGATAGGTGATATTTTTGGTTTCATTGGTCATAATGGAGCAGGTAAAAGTACAACAATCAAATCGATAGTTGGCATTCTTGACTATGAAGATGGGGAAATTTTGATCAACGGTCACTCAATGAAAACAGAGCCGCTTAAATGCAAGCAAATTATGGCATACATACCAGATAATCCAGATTTGTATGAACATATGTCGGGCATTCAGTATTTGAATTTCATTGCTGATATTTTTGCTATCCCCTCAACTGTTCGAGAAGAAAAGATAAGAAATTATGCAGCTTTATTTGAAATTACGGGAAATCTTGGAGATCTTATTTCTTCGTATTCGCATGGTATGAAACAAAAACTTGCCATTATTTCTGCTATTATCCATGATCCGAAATTGCTTGTTTTAGATGAACCTTTTGTTGGTCTAGATCCTAAAGCTGCAGTTGTACTGAAAGAAATCATGCATGAGCTTTGTACACAAGGCAGTTCTGTTTTTTTCTCAACGCATGTACTAGATACTGCAGAAAAACTTTGTAATAAAGTAGCTATGATCAATCAGGGAAAACTTATTTTTTCAGGAACCATGGAAGAGATGTTGCAAGAGAAAAAGGGCAGTTCTTTAGAAGAAATTTTTATAGATATGTTGGATCAAAAATAA
- a CDS encoding YeiH family protein, which translates to MKKISKGLFLSITIALIATFLGNFFPIIGSAVFAIILGLTINNTLRIPADFQPGIKFSSKKILQASIVLLGFSLSIQDIKSTGLSSLSVTIVTIAVAFISALLIGKWLKIPTNTKVLVGVGTAICGGSAIAAVSPIIEADDDEIALSISTIFLFNIVAVFLFPFLGHLMNLSDAGFGLWAGTAINDTSSVVAAGYSYSEAAGDYATIVKLTRATLIIPISLIIAGIQVYKKRRLAEKVSLKQIFPWFILWFLVASLISSSGILPETFIAIAKWLSRFMIAMALGSIGLSANLRALLKTGKKPVLLGLATWFFVAVSSLLVQFFQGQL; encoded by the coding sequence ATGAAGAAAATTAGTAAGGGTCTATTTCTTTCCATTACCATCGCTCTAATTGCTACCTTTTTAGGAAACTTTTTCCCAATTATTGGCAGTGCTGTATTTGCTATTATTTTAGGATTAACCATAAACAACACTCTAAGGATTCCAGCTGATTTCCAGCCTGGTATTAAATTTTCTTCAAAGAAAATTTTACAAGCTTCAATTGTCTTGCTGGGATTTAGTTTATCCATTCAAGATATTAAATCAACTGGACTATCCTCATTAAGCGTCACGATCGTCACGATTGCGGTTGCTTTTATTAGTGCTCTTTTAATTGGAAAATGGTTAAAGATCCCAACCAATACGAAAGTCTTGGTTGGTGTAGGAACGGCTATTTGTGGCGGGTCAGCAATTGCCGCTGTTTCACCAATCATTGAAGCAGATGATGATGAAATTGCCTTATCGATTTCAACGATTTTTTTATTTAATATTGTCGCTGTCTTTCTCTTCCCCTTTTTGGGTCACTTGATGAATTTGTCTGATGCTGGATTTGGATTATGGGCTGGAACAGCAATCAATGATACTTCTTCTGTTGTTGCAGCTGGTTACAGTTACAGCGAAGCGGCTGGTGATTATGCAACTATTGTAAAATTGACAAGAGCAACTCTGATCATTCCAATTTCATTGATCATAGCCGGCATTCAAGTTTATAAAAAAAGGCGTCTTGCTGAGAAAGTTTCTTTGAAACAAATTTTCCCCTGGTTTATTTTATGGTTTTTGGTAGCTTCTTTAATCAGCAGCTCAGGCATTCTTCCTGAAACCTTTATAGCAATAGCTAAATGGCTCTCGCGTTTTATGATTGCAATGGCATTAGGCTCGATTGGCTTATCAGCTAACTTAAGAGCCTTATTAAAGACTGGAAAAAAACCAGTGCTGCTTGGTTTAGCTACTTGGTTCTTTGTTGCCGTTAGTAGTTTACTCGTCCAGTTTTTCCAGGGACAACTTTAA
- a CDS encoding undecaprenyl-diphosphate phosphatase yields the protein MIFIELLKAVFLGVVEGITEWLPISSTGHMILVEEFIQLNASAEFKEMFFVVIQLGAILAVVLLYFNKLNPFSPKKSTQEKKDTMSIWYKVIVGVLPAAVLGFLFDDWLNDHLYNYWTVAIMLIVYGILFIIIENRNKGKESSINSFKDLTYNTAFLIGMFQVLSLIPGTSRSGATILGAILIGTSRFVATEYSFFLSIPIMFGASFLKLVKFGLDFTGMEVAILLTGMLVAFVVSVIAIKFLMGYLKHNDFKVFGWYRIILGILVIGYFILFG from the coding sequence ATGATTTTTATTGAATTATTAAAAGCTGTATTTTTAGGCGTCGTTGAAGGAATTACTGAATGGCTGCCTATCAGTAGTACCGGACACATGATTTTAGTAGAGGAATTTATTCAATTAAATGCTTCTGCTGAATTTAAAGAAATGTTCTTTGTGGTTATCCAATTAGGTGCTATTTTGGCTGTTGTCTTACTTTATTTCAACAAATTAAATCCATTTTCACCAAAGAAATCCACTCAAGAAAAGAAAGATACCATGTCTATCTGGTACAAAGTAATCGTTGGGGTTCTTCCTGCAGCAGTACTAGGATTTCTTTTTGATGACTGGTTAAATGATCATTTATATAATTATTGGACAGTTGCTATTATGTTGATTGTTTATGGGATTTTATTTATTATTATTGAAAATCGCAACAAAGGAAAAGAAAGTTCTATCAATTCATTTAAAGATTTGACTTATAATACAGCCTTTTTAATCGGTATGTTCCAAGTTCTTTCATTGATTCCTGGTACGTCTCGTTCAGGAGCAACGATTTTGGGTGCTATTCTAATTGGTACATCTCGATTCGTTGCTACAGAGTATTCGTTCTTCTTGTCTATCCCAATCATGTTTGGCGCAAGTTTCCTTAAACTGGTTAAATTCGGTTTGGACTTTACAGGCATGGAAGTTGCGATTCTCTTAACCGGTATGCTGGTTGCGTTCGTTGTTTCCGTTATCGCAATCAAATTCTTGATGGGCTACCTTAAACATAATGACTTTAAAGTCTTTGGTTGGTACAGAATCATTTTAGGTATCCTTGTTATCGGTTATTTTATTCTTTTTGGTTAA
- a CDS encoding ABC transporter permease, with protein sequence MHMKEVTIKRKNLCWLLAKNRLIEQLGINTFRYEKNRHKRNSRIAVTAAISIVLIMILLYCGGIAYGYVQLGMTDLIPSMALFISSLFTLSFSLFKSNGEFFDFSDYDLLMSLPLPVRTIINSRFLNMYIWNTFIALLVMLPMGIIYLFVERPDFASYFMWLVSIFLVSLIPTTVAAIFGAVVTGISSKFRYTSAVTTILSIVSLVILMLFFMTASTSTIGLGELMNTQTGTINVDAFSTLVPFISDKLNQLYLPTKLFKEAIVDENVLSFLFFFVISIGLYSIFLLLLFPKYKQINTALTSHVSKKNYKIGVLHQSEMLMALYKKTMMRILKSTVCATNLLVGCVLAILLAISTIIVGPEKIIQSLDLVDYLPIIKNAAGYVVAAMVSMTNTAAISLALEGKNVWLIKSLPISPKILYDSYLLTNLTFTIPTSIICSILFSISLETNWIETSMLIVTPISFSLFTAVAGIFIGNRMAYYDWRDETQLVKQSLMSLIGMLGGMVVILVSGVIAISGVFSLTINIMTFSVNAFILMFTILLYLHECNRPIKQ encoded by the coding sequence ATGCATATGAAAGAAGTAACAATAAAGCGGAAAAATTTATGCTGGCTCCTTGCGAAAAATAGATTGATTGAACAACTTGGTATCAATACTTTTCGATATGAAAAAAACAGACACAAAAGAAATAGTAGAATTGCAGTAACGGCGGCTATTAGTATTGTTTTGATCATGATTCTGCTTTATTGTGGTGGAATTGCTTATGGGTACGTTCAACTAGGAATGACAGATTTGATCCCGAGCATGGCTCTTTTCATCAGCAGTTTATTTACCTTATCGTTCTCATTATTCAAATCAAATGGAGAATTTTTTGATTTTAGTGATTATGATTTACTTATGTCTTTGCCACTGCCGGTTAGGACTATTATTAATAGCCGCTTTTTGAATATGTACATTTGGAATACCTTTATTGCTCTCCTTGTTATGCTTCCAATGGGAATAATCTACCTTTTCGTTGAAAGACCTGATTTTGCATCGTATTTTATGTGGCTTGTAAGCATTTTTTTAGTCAGCTTGATTCCCACTACTGTTGCGGCAATTTTTGGAGCGGTAGTTACCGGAATCTCATCTAAATTTAGATACACAAGTGCAGTAACTACCATTCTTTCCATAGTATCACTAGTAATCCTTATGCTATTTTTCATGACTGCTTCAACGTCAACTATTGGTCTTGGAGAATTAATGAATACTCAAACAGGAACGATAAATGTTGATGCATTTTCAACTTTAGTCCCTTTTATTTCTGATAAATTAAACCAGTTATATCTACCAACAAAACTTTTCAAGGAAGCAATAGTCGATGAGAATGTTCTTTCTTTTCTATTTTTTTTCGTGATTTCTATTGGTTTATATAGTATTTTTTTACTGCTTTTATTTCCCAAATACAAACAAATTAATACAGCTTTGACGTCACATGTGAGCAAAAAAAATTATAAAATTGGTGTGCTTCACCAGAGTGAGATGCTTATGGCTTTGTATAAAAAAACAATGATGCGAATCTTAAAGTCCACAGTATGTGCTACGAATTTATTGGTTGGTTGTGTTCTCGCTATTCTATTAGCTATTAGTACGATAATTGTTGGGCCAGAAAAAATAATACAGAGTCTTGATTTAGTAGACTATCTTCCAATCATAAAAAATGCTGCGGGTTATGTTGTCGCAGCCATGGTTTCTATGACTAATACGGCTGCTATCTCGTTAGCATTAGAAGGCAAGAATGTCTGGTTGATCAAGTCACTGCCGATTTCTCCAAAAATCTTGTATGATAGCTATTTATTGACCAATCTTACCTTTACTATTCCAACATCGATCATCTGTTCAATATTGTTTAGTATCTCTTTGGAAACGAATTGGATTGAAACAAGCATGCTAATAGTCACGCCAATTAGCTTTTCATTATTTACTGCAGTAGCTGGTATTTTTATTGGCAATCGGATGGCTTATTATGATTGGCGAGATGAGACTCAACTCGTTAAGCAAAGTTTGATGAGTCTAATAGGAATGTTAGGCGGGATGGTTGTTATTCTAGTGTCTGGGGTAATAGCAATTAGTGGTGTTTTTTCACTAACAATCAACATAATGACGTTTAGTGTAAATGCATTCATTTTAATGTTTACCATTTTGTTGTATTTACATGAATGCAATCGTCCAATTAAACAATAA
- a CDS encoding ring-cleaving dioxygenase, producing the protein MNGLKGIHHVTAITSSAEKIYDFFTTILSLRLVKKTVNQDDIQTYHLFFSDDKGSAGTDMTFFDFPGIPKGSKGTNDISKTSLRVPSDAALDYWVKRFDKYKVSHKGISKQFGVKVLTFHDFDDQQYQLISDEHNTGIASGTPWHKGPVPDEFAITGLGPIFLRVKNFDAMKEILEKVLLFKEIDKENQVHQFEVGEGGNGAQVIVEHSELLPDAQQGYGNVHHVAFRVENRAVLDEWIQRISQFGLPNSGYVDRFYFESLYARVAPGILFEFATDGPGFIDDEENYEILGETLALPPKFRNQRAEIEKLVRPIDTVRSTKVMEKEYLD; encoded by the coding sequence ATGAACGGATTAAAAGGGATTCACCACGTAACAGCTATTACAAGTAGCGCAGAAAAAATTTATGACTTCTTTACAACGATTTTAAGTCTTCGCTTAGTTAAGAAAACAGTGAACCAAGATGATATTCAAACGTATCACCTCTTCTTTTCAGATGATAAAGGCAGTGCTGGGACAGATATGACGTTCTTTGATTTTCCCGGTATTCCAAAAGGATCAAAAGGCACAAATGATATTTCTAAAACATCTTTGCGTGTACCAAGCGATGCTGCTTTAGACTATTGGGTAAAACGTTTTGATAAATACAAGGTATCCCACAAAGGCATTTCAAAACAATTTGGTGTTAAAGTTCTAACATTCCATGATTTTGACGACCAACAGTATCAACTGATTTCGGATGAACACAATACTGGGATCGCTTCTGGTACTCCTTGGCATAAAGGACCAGTTCCAGATGAATTCGCCATTACTGGTCTAGGTCCTATCTTTTTACGTGTAAAAAACTTTGACGCTATGAAAGAAATATTAGAAAAAGTTCTCTTATTTAAAGAAATCGATAAAGAAAATCAGGTTCATCAATTTGAAGTTGGCGAAGGCGGAAATGGTGCGCAAGTGATTGTTGAACATAGTGAACTGCTTCCTGATGCTCAACAAGGATATGGAAATGTCCATCATGTTGCCTTTCGTGTAGAAAATCGTGCTGTTCTAGACGAATGGATCCAACGAATCAGTCAATTTGGCTTACCGAACTCTGGTTATGTAGATCGTTTTTATTTTGAATCCCTTTACGCTCGTGTAGCTCCAGGAATCTTATTTGAATTTGCTACCGACGGACCTGGTTTCATTGATGACGAAGAAAACTACGAAATATTAGGAGAAACATTAGCTTTGCCACCAAAATTTAGAAATCAACGTGCCGAAATCGAAAAATTGGTTCGTCCGATCGATACCGTTCGTAGCACAAAAGTAATGGAAAAAGAGTATTTAGACTAA
- a CDS encoding aspartate kinase, with translation MNVIKFGGSSLASGNQLKKVVQIVKEDAARKIVVVSAPGKRSAEDEKVTDLLIGFGMKALVGHDFSAVQEKIIDRYQSIAEELGMGTEIIDEIRSNLAVLVKGNKDEPDYYLDAFKASGEDNNAKLVAAYFNQEGIPARYMDPKEAGLVVTNEPGNTQVLPESYEQLYKLRDSKEIIIFPGFFGYTKDGKVCTFSRGGSDITGSILANGTQADLYENFTDVDAIFAANPHVVENPIGIKELTYREIRELSYGGFSVLHDEALQPAFKLGIPVQIKNTNNPSAPGTRIMKERQITDQGVIGIASSSGFSSIYIDKYLMNREIGFGRKVLEILEARGISYEHMPSGIDNLTILLETDQMTTEEEKSLLVQLKEELCADSVTVKHDIALIMIVGEGMSEKIFTMSKAATALSENNINIDMINQGASEVSVIFGIQAKYEDLAVKALYEAFFVK, from the coding sequence ATGAACGTGATTAAATTTGGTGGAAGCTCATTAGCTTCAGGAAATCAGTTAAAAAAGGTCGTACAAATTGTAAAAGAAGATGCAGCACGGAAAATTGTAGTTGTATCAGCCCCTGGTAAGCGTTCAGCAGAGGACGAGAAGGTGACAGACCTGTTGATTGGATTTGGTATGAAAGCTCTTGTTGGCCATGATTTTAGTGCCGTGCAAGAAAAAATCATTGATCGATACCAAAGTATTGCTGAGGAATTGGGAATGGGTACAGAAATTATTGATGAAATCAGAAGTAATTTAGCTGTCTTAGTTAAAGGCAACAAAGATGAACCCGATTATTATTTAGATGCATTTAAAGCAAGCGGTGAAGATAATAACGCAAAATTGGTTGCTGCATACTTTAACCAAGAGGGGATACCAGCTCGGTATATGGATCCTAAGGAGGCTGGATTAGTGGTAACCAATGAACCGGGAAACACTCAAGTTCTGCCTGAAAGTTATGAACAATTATATAAATTACGTGATAGTAAAGAAATTATTATTTTTCCTGGATTTTTTGGATACACAAAAGACGGGAAAGTTTGTACTTTTTCAAGAGGCGGTTCAGATATTACAGGATCTATTTTAGCGAATGGGACCCAAGCAGATTTATATGAGAATTTTACGGACGTAGATGCTATATTTGCTGCTAATCCTCACGTAGTTGAAAATCCTATAGGTATCAAGGAACTGACTTACCGTGAAATACGCGAGCTTTCATACGGCGGCTTTTCTGTTCTACATGATGAGGCTTTACAACCGGCATTTAAATTAGGTATTCCAGTTCAAATCAAAAATACAAATAATCCATCTGCTCCGGGGACGCGTATTATGAAAGAACGTCAAATAACGGATCAAGGTGTAATTGGAATTGCCAGTTCAAGCGGTTTTAGCAGTATTTACATTGACAAGTATTTAATGAACCGTGAAATTGGTTTTGGACGTAAAGTATTAGAAATACTTGAAGCAAGAGGAATTAGTTATGAACATATGCCATCAGGAATCGATAATTTAACGATTCTTTTAGAGACGGATCAAATGACAACTGAAGAAGAAAAATCCTTGCTAGTTCAATTAAAAGAAGAGTTATGTGCAGATAGTGTGACAGTTAAACACGATATTGCTTTGATCATGATTGTTGGGGAAGGCATGAGTGAAAAGATATTTACGATGTCTAAAGCAGCAACCGCTCTTTCTGAAAATAATATCAATATTGATATGATCAACCAAGGGGCCTCTGAAGTTAGTGTCATATTTGGGATCCAAGCGAAATACGAAGACTTGGCGGTAAAAGCCTTGTATGAAGCTTTTTTTGTGAAATAA